Within Corynebacterium timonense, the genomic segment GGCCCACGCGGACCTGGTTCTGGATGAGCTCGCCGACGGTGCGCAAGCGGCGGTTGCCGAAGTGGTCGATGTCGTCGGTGTTGATCAGGATGACCTCGCCGTTCGGGGAGGTCATCTCGGTCTCGCCGGCGTGCAGGCGCACCAAGTACTCGAGGGTGGTGGCGATGTCCTCTTCGGTCAGCGTCATCAACCCGTCGTGGTCTCCGCCGAGCCCCAGCTTGCGGTTAACTTTGTAGCGGCCCACGCGGGCGAGGTCGTAGCGCTTCGCGCGGAAGAACGCGTTCTCGAGCAGGGACTGCGCGAGGTCGCGCGTCGGCTGCTCGCCCGGGCGCTGCTTGCGGTAGATCTCCAGCAGCGCCTCATCGGTGTTGGACACGCCGTCGGACTCGAGGGTGGACATCATGATCTCGGAGAAGCCAAAGCGCTCCGTGATCTGCTCGGTGGTCCACCCCAGGGCCTTGAGCAGGACGGTGACCGGCTGGCGGCGCTTGCGGTCGATGCGCACGCCGACGGTATCGCGCTTGTCGACGTCAAATTCCAGCCACGCACCACGCGACGGAATCACCTTTACCGAGTGCAACGGGCGCTCGGTCGACTTGTCAATGGTCTCGTCGAAGTACACACCCGGGGAGCGCACGAGCTGCGAGACGACGACACGCTCGGTGCCGTTGACGATGAACGTGCCCTTGTCCGTCATCAGTGGGAAATCGCCGATGAAGACGGTCTGGGACTTGATCTCCTGGGTGTCGTTGTTAATGAACTCCGCCGTCACGTACAGCGGCGCGGAGTAGTTGATGTCCTTGTCTTTACACTCGTCGATGGTGTACTTGACGTCCTCGAAGCGCGGCTCGGACAGCGACAGGCTCATGTTGCCCGAGTAGTCCTGGATCGGGGAGAGCTCCTCGAGGATGTCCTCGAGGCCGCTGGTCACGCGGGCGCCCTCGCCGCGCGCAGCCTGCTCGCGCTCACGCCACTCCGGCGTGCCCACGAGCCACGCGAACGATTCACGCTGAACATCAAGAAGCCCCGGAACCGTGATCGGCTCAGAGATCTTCGCAAAAGAGTAACGCTGCGGAGCTCCGGGGGTCGTAGCCATAGACATGGTCTGGTGGGAGACTGCCAAGTTGGGTCCTTCCAGCACCTCACGCGGGCCCGGGACGCTGCTCTGGCGTACAGCCTCTCCGGACAACCGCTGGATAAATTAGCATTCGGTCTGCTGTGGAAGATCCGCCCCCAAAAATGCACAAAGTCACCTTGTCAAATACGGTGATGTCCGCGAAACGTGCCCCGCAGAAACTCCGTAAAAACAAGGTTCCTCACCCAAACTGGAGACGGCTTCCAGCGCAACCACCTAGCTTATACAACAGCGCGCGCATTGTAAAGCCTTGCCGCCCGACGCTCAACACCACCCCCCGTGGTGCTCCAGTCACTGTCCGCGAGCCCCGCCCGCCGTCGTGGGCGGGTTACTCGCCTGCGGGGAACTCTACCACCGGGCGCGGACTATTCCGCAACTTCCCCGTCCTCGCGCTCGGCGCGCCGCGCGGAGCGGAACGCCAGAATGAGCCACACCAGCCCGCCGACTGCGAGGATCGCGCCAAGAACGATCACGCCGATGGTCACCGCCCGCGACTGCTCCTGGGAGAACACGGCGTTGAGCTGCCCAGCCATCGCGTCGACGCGCTCCGGCGCCATGCGGGCGTCGTAGGAGACGCCGTCTTCCAGCCGCTGCCCTTCGGCATCCGCGTAGTAGTTGTCCACCTTCTCGTCCATCCCGACAACGAAGCCCGAGATCTGGTCGACGCTGATCCGCCGCGACGCGGAGTGGTGCAGGAAGGCCCGCACGGGGTCCTCCCCCTCCTCGGCGATGACCTTGGTGTTGCGCAGGTCCGCGTACGCCTCGGCGAGGTTCGTCGGGGCGACGGTCTGCTCAAACACGTAGACGGTGCGCCCGGCGATCTCCTCCTCGCCGACGTACTCCGCGGGGGCAACATCGCGCAGCGCGGGGTCGAACACGTCGTAGCTGTGCTGGCCCACGTCGGCGGGGAATTTCAGCCAGTGCCCCGCGCCCTCGACCTCGGTCGAGGGCAGCCCCATGATCGAGCGCAACGACATCGGCCCTTCCGGCTCCCCGGAGAGCCGGTTCATGGTGTAGGACCACGTCTCGGCGGTCACTAGGTTCTCAAAGTCAGACTCCTCGTCCCCGGCCCGCAGCGTGTCGCCGACGCGGACGCCGACGCTCTCCTCGTCCGCCGGCCCCTGAAGTTCGAGGTGCAACTGCCGGGTGACGGGCACCGTCTCCTCGCCATAGCGTCCCTGCGGGTCCTCCATCGTCCACGTCGTCTCTTCGAGGTCGAGGGGCAAGCGCCCGTCGCCAAGGAGAAAGCGGGGCGCGACGCCCGCGCCGACCATGAGGGCAACGCCCAGACCGACGAGGAGAATCGGGATAATACGGAGCCTAAAGAGCATGAATCCCGATTGTATCGGACTGAGAGCACCAACCCTAGGTGTACTTCCCCGTGGCGTTGTGAACGCGTTGTGCGGGGGTGAGGCCGTCGATGACGGTGTGGGCTCGATGGTCGTTGTAGTCGTGGAGAAACTCCGCGTGCGTCTGCTGCCGGGCCTTTTCGCTGGCGTATGGGCGGATGTGGGCCCATTCCTGCATAAGTGTGCGGTTGAATCGTTCTACTTTGCCGTTGGTCTGCGGCCGGTACGCCTTGGTGTCAACATGCTTAACCGCACCCAGGGCAGCGTTGAACGCCTTGGAACGGTAGCAGGCGCCGCTGCCGGCCATCACCCGGGTCACGTCGACGTCGTGGGCGGAAAAGAACGCGCAGGCACGCCGCATAAACCCGGCGGCGGTGTCTTTCTTCTCGCCGGCCAAGGTCTCCGGGTACACCATCGGCGAATAGTTATCCACGGCGTGATGCAGGTAGGAATACCCGCGTCCGGCGATCCTGCGCGAAGCCTCGCCCGCGCCGCTGACCACACTGAAGAGATGCCGCTGACGTTTCTTGGTTGGCTCGAGACCTTTGTTCCTTTCGTCGCCGGTACTACCTCCGTCTTGCTCATGCTCGGCTGGCGTGGCATCGCGAGGCTCGCCGTGTCGAGGCGCCGCTAGACCCAGCTGAGCTCGTTGAACTCCTCCAGCGTCCGGGCGTCGTCGTTGCGCACCGGCAGCCCGCGGTCTGTGCTGACGTAGCGCACCCCGCCCGGGCCCAGGAAATGAAAGTCCCCACCGTCGCGCAAAATCGTGATGTGGTTGTCGCTGACGAGGCTGTGGCACGCCGAACACAACGGCAGCAAGTTGTCCAGATCCGTCGGCCCGCCGTCCGCCCAGTCGTGGACGTGGTGCATTTCCATAAAGCGCGTGTGACTGCACCCGGGCATCGCGCACTGGTGACGCCACATGAGCATCAGCGCGTTGACCTGGGCGTCGGAGGCAAGCCGAAACGAGCGCCCACTGTTGAGCACCAGCCCTTTATCGTCGACCCTGTTGAGCCGGTAGGAGGCGTTGGCGAGGAAGTTTTTCACCGCCTCCGAGGGCGCACCAGGGTTGTAGGGCAGGTAGGCCTTTCCGTCGGTGGTCATAACGACATTGACGTGCGCCCCCGGTGCGCGCAACGGGTTACGCGGCCGCGACAACGTCATGTTGACCATACCCATAAACGCGCTAACCAGCACTTCCCCGATGGGCAGGCCGAAACCGGAGCAGCCGCGTGTTTTCTTATCCTGGCGGTCCATTTCAGCGTCGATACGCTCCGGATCCACTGTCCCGTCGTTGCCTGCTAAGGATGTCCAGTCCACGTCGTGCCAGGCGAGTTCCCCGACCTTCATCGCCGCCATCACACGCGCGCCTTCCGCCGCGTTGAAGTCCGCCCACAGCTTTATACGCCCATCCGGCGCGGCTTTTAGACGCACGTAGGACGTCCTCGTCGCTTTCTTTGCTGGCTGGCGGAATTGCAGCAGCGCGATCTCCAACTCGTGAAACGTCATGGTGCAGGCCAGCTCCACCAGCTCAGCCTCGTTGTCCTTTGTGAGCAGCGGCAGTATCAATCTGACCTTGGAGTAGTTTGTTCGCCCCTCCAAGAATGCTTGTGCCATCACCTCGAAGCGCAGCATTGCGCGGGCAACCCTGACGTACTCGTGGGCGGTGGAGTTCGGCACCGCGATGCTCCTAACAAGCCATAATGCGGTCGTTTGTGCGCCGAACTGGGGGGCGAGCCCGAGGACGTCGAAAAGTGCTATGGCGTAGAGTATCTGCGCCTTGCGGCGCGAGAATACGCCGAACCCTTTTTCGATGGTGTGCGCGATATGCAAGGGTGCGCTGTCCCTGCTGACGGTGGTTGGTGGTGTGTCCATTGCTCCCCCAAGCGTGTCGATCATGTGTTTGATTGACAGTATAACAACGCTTCGGACATGTGGGTTGAGCTGGCTAAAGGCAGCTTTTCGACGTTTGCATAGCGCGCGTGTTTGAATGCAACGGATTATGCAATGCGTACCGATCAGCCCCCGACCGTCGAGCGCCGCAACTATGCAACGCATACCCCCGGCCGCATGCGGACGGGCCCGAAACTATGCCATGCATACGGATCAGCGCCCGAGCGTCGAGCGCACCGACTATGCAATGCATACGGATCAATGCCCAACCGTCGAGCGCCGCAACTATGCAACGCATACCGATCAGCCCCCAGCCGTCGAGCGCCGCAACTATGCAATGCATACCGATCGGCGCCCGAGCGTCGAGCGCCGCAACTATGCAATGCATACGCCCCGGCGCCGAAGCGGAGGGGCCTGAAACTATGCAATGCATTCATCTCGGCCCCGAAGCGGACGGGCCCGCGCCTATGCAATGCAGACCGATCAACCCCCCGACCAACGAGCGCCGCGCCTATGCAACGCATACACCCCAGCCCCGAAGCGGACGGGCTCAAAACTATGCAATGCATACGGAACAACCTCCAACCGCCAAGCGCCCCGACTATGCAATGCATACATCCCGGCCCCTGTTCGCGACGGTCGAAAAGTAGCCCACCCGAAAAGAATGGATGGGTGATTTCATTGGAGCAATGGGCACAGATCCGGTAGCGCGCCAGCACCCGACCGACCATGGACCGCGGAATCCCCAGGTGGTAGCTAATACGGTGCGGGACCCCACTGGCGGGTAAACCGCAGTGTGATGATGCGGCGCTGGGTGCGCACCGGCAGCTGGTGCACACACGTGCGTTGGTCGGCTGGAGCGGTCAGTGAGCACTTCCCCCGGCGGGCCCGGCTCACCCACCTGTCGACGGTGGCCGAGCAGACCTAGAAATATTTAGCGACTCGGCTCGGTGTTCATCCGTGGGTGAAGACCAGCTCAACCATCCCTACTCAGCCGGCCGGGGTCAAAGGCGCGTGACGGTGTGGCATGGAAGCCTTCGTTGTGGATGTTCGAGTCGGTACCTACAGCTTCCCCCATCCGCTTACAACCTCCCAGGGACGTACCCCTAGCGCAGGATATCCCGGCCCAGCTTCAGCGCGGTCGCCATCGCTTCCGCCCACTGCGGTCGAGGCACGACGTTATCCATGAGCGTGATCAGGCGGGTCTGGGTGACGTTACGCTGCTCGGTGTACTTGGTCAGGCCGCCGTCACCGTGGCGGCGGCCCACGCCCGACTTCTTCCAGCCGCCCATCGGGGCGTCGATAGCCGACCAGGCGGGGGCGTAGCCCTCGTTGATATTGACGGTGCCCGTCTCCAAGCGCTCGGCTATGCGACGCCCCGTCGCTCCGCTCGCCCACACGGAGGCGTTGAGGCCGTAGTCGGTGTCGTTGGCGCGCTCGATGGCCTCCTCGTCCGAGTCGACGACCTCGATGTAAACCACCGGGCCGAAGACTTCCTCGCGGTAGAGCTCCGCGTCGGCCGGGACGTCGGTGAGCACCGTCGGCGCGAAGAAGGTCTCGCCGAGCTCCGGCAGGCGCCGCCCGCCGGTGAGCACCGTCGCCCCCTTGTCCACGGCGTCGTTGACCAGGCGCTCGACCTCGTCCGCGTGCTCCACCGAGATGAGGCTGCCCATGTCGATGTCCCAGTCGTGGCCCGCGCCGACACGCAGACTCTGGACCTTGGACACGAACGCCGGGATGAACTCCTCGGCCACGTCGCGGTGCACGTACATCCGCTCAATGGAGATGCATAGCTGGCCGGTGTTGCCGAAGCAGGCGATCCACGCGCCGTCCACGGTGCGCTTGACATCCGCGTCGTGCGCCACGATCATCGCGTTCTTGCCGCCGAGCTCCATCGAGTAGTCAATCAACCGCGCCGCCGCCTGCTGCGCCAGCTTCTCCCCCGTCGCCGTGGAGCCGGTGAACATGAGGTAGTCGCACTCCTCAACGATGGCCTGGCCCACCTCGGAGCCACGGCCCGGCACCACCTGGAACACATCGCGCGGCAGGCCCGCGCGCTCCAGCAGCTCGACACCGGCCAGGGCGGACAGCGGAGTCTGCGAGTCCGGCTTGAGCACGACCGCGTTGCCCGCAAAAATCGCGGCGAGCGCGTCGCACACCGACAGCGACAGCGGGTAGTTAAACGGGGCGATCACGCCCACCACGCCCTTCGGGGCGCGCTGCTCCCACGTGCTGGTCAGAACCGGCACGACGGGCTTACGCCGGCGCGGCTTCAGCAGCTTGGCTCCTTTGTAGGCGTAGTGGCGCGACGTCAGTGCGACGTCGAGAAGCTCCTCGAGCGCGGACAGGCGGCTCTTGCCGTTTTCGTCCTGGATGGTGTCCATGAGGCGCTCGCGGTTATCCAGCACCAGGTTGTGGAAGCGCAGGAAAATTTTCCGGCGCTCGCGGAAACTCGTCTGCGCCCACCGCTTCTGCGCCACGCGGGCGCGCGCGAAGGCCTCCTTCGTCTCGCCTTTCGTGTGCTCGGGGACGGTGGCGATAACCTCGCCGGTTGCGGGGTTGACAATGTCGGTCGTCGCTTCTTCGCGGAGCGCGTGCGTCACGGGGTGTCCTCTCTCGGTGATTCATCAGCCGGTTCATCGGCCGCGAAAACTTTTGGCCCCGATCCTATACCTGTGGCGGCACCTACATCTAGAGTTCACTTCATGGCTCAATCACAGAAGGACGCAAAGGCGCTGTTCATCTCCGGCGGCGCCACCGGAATCGGCAAAGAGACCGCGAAGAAGATGCTCGCACGCGGGTGGGTCGTGGGATGCTACGACATCGTCGACGTCGCATGGGGCGCGGAAGCGGCGGACCTGCCCGGGACCTTGATCACCGGGCACCTCGACGTCCGCTCCTGGGAGGACTGGCAGGCGGCACTGACCGACTTCACCGCCCACACCGGCGGCCGGCTCCACGCCTTCTTCAACAACGCCGGCGTCATCGTCGACGGCCCCTTGCGCGAGCAAGACCCCGAAAAGATCCAGTGGCTCGTGGACATCAACGTCGTCGGCGCGACGTACGGGGCAAAAGCGTGCCACCCTTACCTCAAGCGCACGCGGGGCGCGGTCATGATCTCTATGTGCTCGGCGTCCGCGTTTTTCGGACAGCCCGACGTGTCTACTTACTCAGCGTCCAAGTTCTACGTCAAGGGGCTCACCGAGGCGCTCGCCATCGAGTGGGCGAAGGACAAGATCCGCGTCCACGACCTCATGCCGCTGTGGGCGAAGTCGGCAATCTCTGAGGTCAACGCCCGCTCCATCAGCACGCTCGGGGTGCGCATGATGCCGGAGGACATCGCCGACAAAGCCGCCAAGGTGTTCACCACCTCCAACCCGTACAGCAAGAAGAAGATGCACCACACCGTCAGCGGCCCCGATACGGTGCTCAAGATCCTCTCGGACTTCGGGCCGGACATCGCGAAGCGCTACGTGAACAAGTTCCTCGTGGGGTAGCGCCGGGAGGGGGCGTCGATAAGCGAAAGCTCCCCACACCGAGCGGTGCGGGGAGCTGAGCGCGAAAGAGGGGGCGCGATTACTTGAGGGTAACCTGCGCGCCAGCCTCCTCGAGCTTGGTCTTGGCGGCCTCGGCGTCGTCCTTGTTGGCGCCCTCGAGGATCGCCTTCGGAGCGCTCTCGACCATCTCCTTGGCGTCCTTCAGGCCGAGACCCGGAACGAGCTCGCGGACAACCTTGATCACGCCGATCTTCTTGTCGCCGGCGGACTCGAGGACGACGTCGAACTCGTCCTTCTCCTCCTCAGCGGCAGCCTCGCCGCCGGCCGGGGCGCCAGCAGCTGCAACAGCAACCGGAGCGGCAGCGGTGACGTCGAAGACCTCCTCGAACTCCTTCAGGAACTCGGAAAGCTCGATAAGGGTCATTTCCTTGAACTGCTCAATGAGCTCGTCCTTAGACAGCTTAGCCATGGTGGCTTCCTTTCTTTCGCGGGCCCGATCCGGGCCCATGGGTGTGGGGTGTTACGTTGTTCGCGCGTTACGCAGCGTCGCCCTGCTTGTCCTGCAACGCAGCGACAAGGCGGGCGGTCTTGGATGCTGGAGCCTGGAACAGGCCAGCAGCCTTTGCCAAGGAGCCCTGGAAGGCGCCGGCGATCTTCGCAAGGGTGGTCTCGCGGTTATCCATCTCGGCGATGGCGTCAACCTGGGAGGCATCCAGGACGCTGCCGTCCATGTAGCCGCCCTTGATCACGAACGCGTCGTGGTCCTTGTTGAACTTCTTCATCACCTTCGCGGCGTCGACGGCCTCGCCCTTGATGAAGGCGACGGCGGTCGGGCCGGTCAGGAGATCGTCGAGACCCTCAATGCCGTTCTCGTTCGCGGCGATCTTGACGAGGGTGTTCTTGGCGACGTGGTATTCGACATCGAAGCCCAGCTCACCGCGCAGCTCCTGCAGCTGACCGACGGTCAGGCCGCGGTACTCGGTGAGAACGATGGAGCTCGCGTCCTTGAACTTGCCCTTGAGGGCTTCAAGCTCCGCAGTGTTCTTCGGGTTAGCCATTACGCACGCCTCCTTCCAATCCAATCCAATAACGTCATGTCCTTCAATCCGCCGGGGCACGTGCTCGAGAACGCTCTACAACGCCTAGAAAGCACAGATGCCCCGTGCAGAAAGCACGAGGCACCACAATGAAGGGTGAGCCACGTTCCTCCTGCGTAGGCCGGTCCCTGGAGTGGGACGCCTTCGGCCCTGCGTGCAGGGCGACCGACGGTCTTCGGTGAAACTTGAGCTCGGGAGTCAACCCGTTCAAACTTCGTGAGAGAGTCTAGCGCCCCTCCGCGCCACGACCAAATCGCGGCGCGGCCTGCACACGCCAGGGAACGCACAGCGGCGCCCCCGGCTCCGAGGAACCGGGGGCGCCGTCGCGTCAGATCGGAGGCCTACGCCTTGGTGGCGTAGCCCTTCTGCACGCTCGGGTCGACCGGGACGCCCGGGCCCTGCGTCGCAGAGACGGAGATCTTCTTCAGGTAGATGCCCTTAGCCGAGGACGGCTTGAGGCGCAGGACTTCGTCGAGAAGCGCGCCGTAGTTCTCGGCGAGCTGCTCGGCGGTGAAGGAGGCCTTGCCGATGAGGGCGTGCAGGTTCGCGGCCTTGTCCACGCGGAAGGCGATCTTGCCGCCCTTGACTTCCTCGATCGCCTTAGCCACGTCCGGGGTGACCGTGCCGGTCTTCGGGTTCGGCATGAGGCCACGCGGGCCGAGGACGCGGGCGACGCGGCCCACCTTGGCCATCTGGTCCGGCGTCGCGATCGCGACGTCGAAGTCGAGCTGGCCGTTGTTGATCTGCTCGATGAGCACGTCGGTGCCCACGATGTCGGCGCCGGCCTCCTCGGCCACGGTCGCCTTCTCGCCCTCGGCGAAGACGGCGACGCGGACGGTCTTGCCGGTGCCGTTGGGCAGGGAGACTGTGCCGCGGACCAGCTGGTCGGCCTTGCGCGGGTCGACAGACAGGCGCATTGCCACGTCGATGGTCGCGTCGTACTTGTCGGAGGAGGTCTCCTTCGCCAGCGCGACGGCGTCGAGCGGGTGGTAGAGGGTGTTGCGGTCGACCTTGGCCGCCATCTCCTCGTAGCGCTTGGACTTCTTAGCCATGTTGGGTTCCTTTCCTGTTTTTAAGTCAAACAGCGGGAGTTGTGGTGCGGGCCTGGCCGGCCCTGCCACAGGGGGTGGTATTACTTGGTGACGTCGATGCCCATGGAGCGGGCGGTGCCGGCGATGATCGCGGCGCCAGCCTCGATGTCGCGGGCGTTGAGGTCAGCCTTCTTGGTCTCGGCGATCTCCTTGCACTGCTCCCAGGTGACGGTGCCGACCTTCTGGGTGTGCGGGACGCCGGAGCCCTTCTGCAGGCCAGCCGCCTTGAGCAGCAGCTTCGCGGCCGGCGGGGACTTCAGGATGAAGTCGAAGGAGCGGTCTTCGTAGACGGTGATCTCGACCGGGATGATGTTGCCGCGCATCGACTCGGTGGCGGCGTTGTAGGCCTTGGTGAACTCGACGATGTTCACGCCGTGCGCACCCAGGGCCGGGCCGACCGGCGGGGCCGGGTTTGCCATGCCGGCCTCGATCTGCAGCTTGATCAGGCCGGTGACCTTCTTCTTTGCCATCGGATTACCTCAATTCCTTGGTACGGCCCGCGGCCACGATGTCCTGCCGGGGCTGCCGGATGCCCTGCCGCGCGTGGGCGCGGCGCAGGCCACCGGGGATGAATGGATTACAAACAGTGCGCCCGCTCGCGGGCACACGCGTTTGTCCACTCTAGGGCGTACGCAGGAAAAGAAGCAAACCAGATCCCGCTAGATGATGCGCTCGATCTGGTCGGCGGTGAGCTCGACCGGCGTCTCGCGCCCGAAGATGGACACGAGCGCCTGGATCTTGCCGGTCGCCGGGTCGATCTCGGAGATGGTCGCCGACACCGTAGCCAGCGCACCGGAGAGGATGGTGACGGCCTCGCCGACCTTGTAGTCGTGCGCGGGTGCCGGCGCGGCCTCCTCCTCCGGCATCGCGACGACGGTCTCGCCCTCGGCGTTCGCTGCGCTGGGCTGCCCCTCGGCCGCGGGCTCCTTGGGCATGAGGAACTTTGCGACGTCGCGGTGCTTGACCGGGGTGGCGTTGCCCTCGTTGCCCACGAAGGACGTCACGCCGGGGGTCTCGCGGACGACGGACCACGCGGCGTCGTTCATATCCATGCGCACGAGGACGTAGCCCGGCAGGAGCTTGCGCTTGACGAGCTTGCGCTTGCCGTCCTTGAGCTCTATGGCCTGCTCGATAGGAACGACGACGTCGTAGATGGAGTCCTCCACCTCGAGCGTCTGGATGCGCATGTCGAGGTTCGTCTTCACCTTGTTTTCGTAACCAGAGTAGGACTGGATGA encodes:
- a CDS encoding succinic semialdehyde dehydrogenase, giving the protein MTHALREEATTDIVNPATGEVIATVPEHTKGETKEAFARARVAQKRWAQTSFRERRKIFLRFHNLVLDNRERLMDTIQDENGKSRLSALEELLDVALTSRHYAYKGAKLLKPRRRKPVVPVLTSTWEQRAPKGVVGVIAPFNYPLSLSVCDALAAIFAGNAVVLKPDSQTPLSALAGVELLERAGLPRDVFQVVPGRGSEVGQAIVEECDYLMFTGSTATGEKLAQQAAARLIDYSMELGGKNAMIVAHDADVKRTVDGAWIACFGNTGQLCISIERMYVHRDVAEEFIPAFVSKVQSLRVGAGHDWDIDMGSLISVEHADEVERLVNDAVDKGATVLTGGRRLPELGETFFAPTVLTDVPADAELYREEVFGPVVYIEVVDSDEEAIERANDTDYGLNASVWASGATGRRIAERLETGTVNINEGYAPAWSAIDAPMGGWKKSGVGRRHGDGGLTKYTEQRNVTQTRLITLMDNVVPRPQWAEAMATALKLGRDILR
- the rplJ gene encoding 50S ribosomal protein L10, whose translation is MANPKNTAELEALKGKFKDASSIVLTEYRGLTVGQLQELRGELGFDVEYHVAKNTLVKIAANENGIEGLDDLLTGPTAVAFIKGEAVDAAKVMKKFNKDHDAFVIKGGYMDGSVLDASQVDAIAEMDNRETTLAKIAGAFQGSLAKAAGLFQAPASKTARLVAALQDKQGDAA
- a CDS encoding SDR family oxidoreductase, with translation MAQSQKDAKALFISGGATGIGKETAKKMLARGWVVGCYDIVDVAWGAEAADLPGTLITGHLDVRSWEDWQAALTDFTAHTGGRLHAFFNNAGVIVDGPLREQDPEKIQWLVDINVVGATYGAKACHPYLKRTRGAVMISMCSASAFFGQPDVSTYSASKFYVKGLTEALAIEWAKDKIRVHDLMPLWAKSAISEVNARSISTLGVRMMPEDIADKAAKVFTTSNPYSKKKMHHTVSGPDTVLKILSDFGPDIAKRYVNKFLVG
- the rplL gene encoding 50S ribosomal protein L7/L12, translated to MAKLSKDELIEQFKEMTLIELSEFLKEFEEVFDVTAAAPVAVAAAGAPAGGEAAAEEEKDEFDVVLESAGDKKIGVIKVVRELVPGLGLKDAKEMVESAPKAILEGANKDDAEAAKTKLEEAGAQVTLK
- a CDS encoding DUF3068 domain-containing protein: MLFRLRIIPILLVGLGVALMVGAGVAPRFLLGDGRLPLDLEETTWTMEDPQGRYGEETVPVTRQLHLELQGPADEESVGVRVGDTLRAGDEESDFENLVTAETWSYTMNRLSGEPEGPMSLRSIMGLPSTEVEGAGHWLKFPADVGQHSYDVFDPALRDVAPAEYVGEEEIAGRTVYVFEQTVAPTNLAEAYADLRNTKVIAEEGEDPVRAFLHHSASRRISVDQISGFVVGMDEKVDNYYADAEGQRLEDGVSYDARMAPERVDAMAGQLNAVFSQEQSRAVTIGVIVLGAILAVGGLVWLILAFRSARRAEREDGEVAE
- a CDS encoding HNH endonuclease signature motif containing protein; this encodes MIDTLGGAMDTPPTTVSRDSAPLHIAHTIEKGFGVFSRRKAQILYAIALFDVLGLAPQFGAQTTALWLVRSIAVPNSTAHEYVRVARAMLRFEVMAQAFLEGRTNYSKVRLILPLLTKDNEAELVELACTMTFHELEIALLQFRQPAKKATRTSYVRLKAAPDGRIKLWADFNAAEGARVMAAMKVGELAWHDVDWTSLAGNDGTVDPERIDAEMDRQDKKTRGCSGFGLPIGEVLVSAFMGMVNMTLSRPRNPLRAPGAHVNVVMTTDGKAYLPYNPGAPSEAVKNFLANASYRLNRVDDKGLVLNSGRSFRLASDAQVNALMLMWRHQCAMPGCSHTRFMEMHHVHDWADGGPTDLDNLLPLCSACHSLVSDNHITILRDGGDFHFLGPGGVRYVSTDRGLPVRNDDARTLEEFNELSWV
- the rplA gene encoding 50S ribosomal protein L1, coding for MAKKSKRYEEMAAKVDRNTLYHPLDAVALAKETSSDKYDATIDVAMRLSVDPRKADQLVRGTVSLPNGTGKTVRVAVFAEGEKATVAEEAGADIVGTDVLIEQINNGQLDFDVAIATPDQMAKVGRVARVLGPRGLMPNPKTGTVTPDVAKAIEEVKGGKIAFRVDKAANLHALIGKASFTAEQLAENYGALLDEVLRLKPSSAKGIYLKKISVSATQGPGVPVDPSVQKGYATKA
- the rplK gene encoding 50S ribosomal protein L11 is translated as MAKKKVTGLIKLQIEAGMANPAPPVGPALGAHGVNIVEFTKAYNAATESMRGNIIPVEITVYEDRSFDFILKSPPAAKLLLKAAGLQKGSGVPHTQKVGTVTWEQCKEIAETKKADLNARDIEAGAAIIAGTARSMGIDVTK
- the nusG gene encoding transcription termination/antitermination protein NusG, giving the protein MAEDTTKVENNETEMVGEGAPVQPETDPEAKEAEQAEDSDESEDSEDSDESEAPEGSAGTHADDASEDGEQEAEEEMVSEGGPVETPAEVPAEEATDGTGDMTVAEAEQALGGDAADSQDSEYRRRLREYTRELKKLPGQWYIIQSYSGYENKVKTNLDMRIQTLEVEDSIYDVVVPIEQAIELKDGKRKLVKRKLLPGYVLVRMDMNDAAWSVVRETPGVTSFVGNEGNATPVKHRDVAKFLMPKEPAAEGQPSAANAEGETVVAMPEEEAAPAPAHDYKVGEAVTILSGALATVSATISEIDPATGKIQALVSIFGRETPVELTADQIERII